One Vibrio sp. 16 genomic window carries:
- a CDS encoding HIT family protein, with the protein MSFELHPQLAKDTTIIGHFPLCVALLHKDNAVPWVILVPKRANLKELHHLPMQEQQQFLHESQAVSQALEATFQPKKLNLGALGNMVPQLHIHHIARFEDDIAWPGPVWGNTKGEFRTEQEQSEIQTRIGNVLSLSKLFTRA; encoded by the coding sequence ATGAGTTTTGAACTGCACCCTCAATTGGCAAAAGATACCACCATCATTGGTCACTTCCCGCTGTGTGTTGCACTGCTGCATAAAGACAATGCCGTGCCTTGGGTCATCTTAGTGCCTAAGCGTGCCAATCTAAAAGAGCTGCATCACTTACCGATGCAAGAGCAACAGCAATTTTTGCATGAATCTCAAGCGGTAAGCCAAGCGCTAGAAGCGACCTTCCAGCCAAAGAAACTCAACCTCGGCGCGCTTGGTAACATGGTTCCTCAACTCCACATCCATCACATCGCCCGATTTGAAGACGATATTGCATGGCCAGGGCCGGTATGGGGAAATACCAAGGGAGAGTTTAGGACTGAGCAAGAGCAGTCTGAGATCCAAACAAGAATCGGCAACGTCCTTTCATTAAGTAAGCTGTTCACTCGCGCATAA
- a CDS encoding FeoC-like transcriptional regulator, which translates to MILSELKYYIERNGTASQRELAKQFALSEDGVDAMLSVWIRKGVISRLVDTNAANHITRVRYSMVARNALAVTVTM; encoded by the coding sequence GTGATATTGTCTGAGTTAAAGTACTACATCGAGCGCAACGGCACTGCTTCTCAGCGTGAATTGGCGAAGCAGTTTGCGCTTAGCGAAGATGGGGTGGATGCCATGCTCTCCGTTTGGATCAGGAAAGGGGTGATATCACGCTTGGTTGATACCAATGCGGCGAATCATATCACTCGTGTGCGATATTCTATGGTTGCACGTAATGCTTTAGCCGTGACAGTGACAATGTAG